The following coding sequences lie in one Silene latifolia isolate original U9 population chromosome 5, ASM4854445v1, whole genome shotgun sequence genomic window:
- the LOC141657497 gene encoding sec-independent protein translocase protein TATA, chloroplastic, producing MEISSLSASLSLLPSFTPSNNSKAFLRPTYSPIRPVIRSRPSNPSHKRGLVCNSLFGLGVPELAVIAGVAALVFGPKQLPEIGRTLGKSIKGFQQAAKEFEQELKKPEEGESSDDLLEAKPASQTTQEQENVVSSSKESS from the exons atggagATTTCATCACTTTCAGCTTCACTCTCCCTCCTCCCCTCATTTACTCCTAGCAACAACAGCAAAGCCTTCCTAAGGCCCACGTACTCCCCAATTCGACCTGTTATCCGAAGTCGACCCAGTAACCCGTCCCATAAGAGGGGGTTAGTGTGCAACTCCTTGTTTGGTCTGGGTGTCCCTGAGCTGGCTGTTATTGCTGGTGTTGCCGCTCTTGTATTTGGCCCCAAACAGCTTCCTGAAATTGGCCGTACTTTGGGTAAATCCATTAAGGGCTTTCAACAG GCAGCAAAAGAGTTTGAACAAGAACTCAAGAAACCAGAGGAAGGCGAGTCTTCTGACGATCTGTTAGAGGCGAAACCAGCTTCCCAAACTACACAAGAGCAAGAAAATGTTGTTTCATCTTCTAAAGAAAGCTCATAA